From a region of the Candidatus Pantoea bituminis genome:
- a CDS encoding fimbrial biogenesis chaperone yields MRLLRALFFLLTLVLLPHAQAANSVMIWPIDPAINPEDKASELWLENRGNTTTLMQVRIFAWQQTDNKEQYQTQQQVAASPPLVRIEPGQKQLVRLIKQIPPAAGKEMAYRVVLDEIPTPHSAGDNQAGLNFQMRYSVPLFVYGDGVNRDNTHPDLSWQVVNSGGERYLQLTNRGNGHARLSNLNIGGRKLGNGLFGYVLANSSNRWPLKSAVSGVLTAEMNKGQWRSTESR; encoded by the coding sequence ATGAGATTACTGCGCGCCCTATTTTTTCTCCTCACACTGGTGCTGCTCCCTCACGCACAGGCGGCCAACTCAGTGATGATTTGGCCGATCGATCCAGCGATTAATCCCGAGGATAAAGCCAGCGAACTGTGGCTGGAAAATCGCGGTAATACCACCACGCTGATGCAGGTTCGTATCTTTGCCTGGCAACAAACCGATAATAAGGAACAGTATCAAACCCAGCAGCAGGTGGCTGCCAGCCCACCGCTGGTGCGCATTGAACCTGGTCAGAAACAGCTGGTACGTTTGATAAAACAGATACCGCCTGCAGCGGGCAAAGAAATGGCGTACCGCGTGGTATTAGATGAAATTCCGACGCCGCATTCCGCTGGAGATAATCAGGCAGGATTGAATTTTCAAATGCGCTATTCAGTGCCGCTGTTTGTTTATGGCGATGGCGTGAACCGCGACAACACACATCCAGACCTAAGCTGGCAAGTGGTGAACAGCGGAGGCGAGCGCTACCTGCAATTAACCAATCGCGGCAACGGTCATGCACGGCTCAGCAATCTCAACATCGGTGGACGTAAATTAGGTAACGGCTTGTTTGGTTATGTGCTGGCGAACAGCAGCAATCGCTGGCCGCTTAAAAGTGCCGTCAGCGGCGTACTGACTGCAGAAATGAATAAGGGTCAGTGGCGCAGCACTGAAAGCCGTTAA
- a CDS encoding Csu type fimbrial protein yields MAIAWSLLLLLWSTGAWSITTSSTTFQVSASIVAGCVISGTNTGVFGTLNFGTQSGVATNSVSASYVQSSTINLACTPGTTLSMTLNGGSHYTSTRNLKLASNTNTVPYYLYTNAAHTNAIPVGQAVPLSYSNANNITLPIYGLLQLPGPTRAGVYTDTLTVTLTW; encoded by the coding sequence ATTGCGATCGCATGGAGTTTGCTGCTATTGCTGTGGAGTACAGGTGCGTGGAGTATCACCACCAGTTCAACGACCTTTCAGGTCTCCGCTTCAATAGTGGCAGGCTGCGTCATTTCCGGTACCAATACCGGTGTATTCGGCACGCTTAATTTTGGTACGCAATCTGGCGTAGCGACTAATAGCGTGAGCGCCAGCTATGTTCAAAGCTCCACTATCAACCTCGCCTGCACGCCGGGTACAACGCTAAGCATGACTCTCAACGGCGGCAGTCATTACACCTCCACCCGCAATCTGAAACTCGCCAGCAATACAAATACTGTGCCCTATTACCTCTACACCAATGCCGCGCATACCAATGCTATTCCGGTAGGGCAAGCTGTGCCGCTGAGCTATAGCAATGCCAACAACATAACGTTACCGATTTACGGCTTGCTGCAATTACCCGGCCCGACGCGCGCCGGGGTTTATACCGACACCCTCACCGTCACGTTGACCTGGTGA
- a CDS encoding spore coat protein U domain-containing protein, which yields MKLKLFLFAAAAMTTAIPSLTFAATTTGTINATLTLTAGCLVNGQSATTGVNFGTLDFGSSAATFETLNATLVGSAGNGIFVRCTVDQPFNVQVTSSNAAPGTVYGTVSAAPRYLLLGTDNTQGIAYTLYSDAAFSTAIANNTDITPSGTTDPTLGTNFAIYGRVVGGGFNPVIPAGTYTDTINVAVNY from the coding sequence ATGAAACTCAAGCTTTTTCTCTTCGCTGCTGCGGCAATGACCACGGCAATTCCGTCGTTAACATTTGCTGCCACCACCACAGGGACCATCAACGCGACGCTGACCTTAACCGCCGGTTGTTTAGTGAATGGTCAGTCGGCCACCACGGGCGTTAACTTTGGTACGTTAGATTTCGGTAGTAGCGCAGCAACCTTTGAAACGCTGAATGCCACGCTGGTCGGTTCAGCGGGTAACGGTATTTTTGTGCGCTGTACTGTAGACCAACCCTTTAATGTTCAGGTGACCAGCAGCAATGCCGCGCCAGGAACGGTATATGGAACGGTTTCAGCTGCACCGCGCTATCTGCTGCTTGGCACCGATAATACCCAAGGTATCGCTTACACCCTGTACAGCGACGCCGCCTTCAGTACCGCCATCGCTAACAACACCGACATTACGCCCAGCGGCACTACCGATCCGACACTCGGCACTAACTTTGCCATTTATGGACGGGTGGTTGGCGGTGGCTTTAATCCGGTTATTCCCGCAGGTACTTACACCGATACAATTAATGTGGCTGTGAATTACTGA
- a CDS encoding putative bifunctional diguanylate cyclase/phosphodiesterase produces MLLVTWDGVLICVSLIVAFIASFTALDTAGRVAVSRGWLARLWLVISGTAMGIGIWAMHFIGMLAMMMPMTMRYDVRLTAISLAVAIAASIWAFNQTVNEHHLTRRRLLYGSLILGAGVVVMHYLGMNALLIAPTPHWKLALVALSVLIAFVASGVALWLAFHLRQGEKNLLLMRGLASLVMGIAIAGMHYVGMAAAEFDQASSMHSHGASDQGLAVWVTMITLTILGITLLSSMLDAQLHAARLTAKLNRANLELRQLAMHDNLTALPNRVMLEQRLQNAIKKATLDDSGFTVMYMDLDGFKAINDTWGHHVGDRLLIAVAARLQDALTDQMLLARLGGDEFVLMFDDGDEKRAIALAQKLVKMIEAPFELDRYSLHVSLSLGIALFPLHGRNKQELMFNADSAMYHTKHNGRNGWSLFEAAMSTSAQHQLELANDLWQAIDRQEMRLFYQPKFRSSGSELIGFEALLRWQHPTRGLLMPDLFLPRAEKTGQIVALGNWVINEACRQLKQWHKEGNSRWTVSVNLSALQFHQRDLLNTLAQALSHHQLPSGALMLEITETIAMRDPLFSQLRIRELQQLGVKIAIDNFGIGYANLLHLKHLEASELKIDRSFINCLRADSEDATVVSAMLTLAQSLNLSMVAEGVETEEQQRLLTGLGFDALQGYLLGKPTPAEYVSEFMTIASFSALRTERLMPLTDA; encoded by the coding sequence ATGCTGCTGGTCACCTGGGATGGCGTTTTGATCTGCGTTTCGCTGATCGTCGCTTTTATTGCCTCTTTTACTGCTCTGGATACGGCGGGACGCGTAGCGGTTTCTCGTGGCTGGCTGGCGCGCTTATGGCTGGTGATCAGCGGCACCGCGATGGGCATTGGTATCTGGGCGATGCACTTCATTGGCATGTTGGCGATGATGATGCCGATGACCATGCGCTATGACGTGCGACTGACCGCAATATCGCTGGCGGTAGCGATCGCCGCATCAATATGGGCTTTTAACCAAACCGTCAACGAGCATCACTTGACGCGCCGCCGTCTGTTATATGGCAGCCTAATTCTTGGCGCAGGCGTAGTGGTGATGCACTACCTTGGCATGAATGCGCTGTTGATCGCGCCTACACCGCACTGGAAACTTGCGCTGGTTGCGCTCTCAGTTTTGATTGCTTTTGTGGCGTCAGGCGTCGCGCTGTGGCTGGCTTTTCATTTGCGTCAAGGCGAGAAAAACCTGTTATTAATGCGCGGACTCGCCTCGTTGGTGATGGGTATAGCCATTGCGGGGATGCACTATGTTGGCATGGCGGCGGCAGAATTTGATCAGGCCAGCAGCATGCACAGCCATGGCGCTAGCGATCAAGGTTTAGCGGTGTGGGTAACTATGATTACGCTTACCATCCTTGGCATAACGTTGTTGAGTTCCATGTTGGATGCGCAACTGCACGCCGCGCGTCTTACCGCCAAACTCAACCGTGCCAATCTCGAACTTCGCCAACTGGCGATGCATGACAATCTCACGGCACTGCCCAACCGCGTCATGCTTGAGCAGCGACTGCAGAACGCGATCAAAAAGGCGACGCTGGATGACAGCGGATTTACGGTGATGTACATGGATCTCGATGGCTTCAAAGCGATCAATGACACATGGGGACATCACGTTGGCGATCGCTTACTGATTGCGGTTGCTGCTCGTTTGCAGGATGCATTGACCGACCAGATGCTGTTGGCTCGATTAGGTGGCGACGAATTCGTACTGATGTTTGACGATGGCGATGAAAAGCGTGCCATCGCGCTGGCGCAGAAGCTGGTAAAAATGATTGAGGCACCTTTTGAGTTAGATCGCTACTCGCTGCATGTCTCGCTGAGCCTGGGCATTGCGCTTTTCCCGCTGCACGGGCGCAACAAGCAAGAGCTGATGTTCAACGCCGATTCCGCGATGTACCACACCAAACACAATGGGCGTAATGGCTGGAGCCTGTTTGAAGCGGCGATGAGTACCTCTGCGCAACATCAACTGGAGCTGGCGAACGATTTATGGCAAGCCATTGATCGCCAAGAGATGCGGCTATTTTATCAGCCAAAGTTCCGTTCCAGCGGCAGCGAGCTGATCGGTTTTGAGGCGCTTCTGCGCTGGCAACATCCTACGCGCGGCTTGCTGATGCCCGATCTTTTCCTACCGCGAGCCGAGAAAACCGGGCAAATCGTAGCGTTGGGTAATTGGGTAATCAACGAAGCCTGCCGTCAACTCAAGCAGTGGCATAAAGAAGGCAACAGCCGTTGGACCGTATCAGTTAACCTGTCAGCACTGCAATTTCATCAGCGCGATTTGCTCAACACCCTGGCGCAGGCCTTGTCGCATCATCAGTTACCCAGCGGTGCATTGATGCTGGAAATTACCGAAACCATTGCCATGCGCGATCCGCTGTTTAGTCAGCTGCGCATCCGTGAGTTACAGCAGCTGGGGGTCAAAATTGCCATCGATAATTTCGGTATCGGCTACGCCAATCTGCTGCATCTCAAACATCTTGAGGCCAGTGAACTTAAAATTGACCGCAGCTTTATCAACTGTCTGCGTGCAGACAGCGAAGATGCGACGGTGGTCAGCGCAATGTTAACGCTGGCGCAGAGTCTGAACTTAAGCATGGTGGCTGAAGGCGTGGAGACAGAAGAACAGCAGCGTTTACTGACCGGTTTGGGCTTTGATGCGCTGCAAGGTTATTTACTGGGTAAACCGACACCCGCTGAATATGTGAGTGAATTTATGACGATCGCCTCTTTTTCCGCGTTGCGCACCGAGCGCTTAATGCCGTTAACCGATGCCTGA
- a CDS encoding putative bifunctional diguanylate cyclase/phosphodiesterase produces MLVTSYDSFIVIVSILVAMLASFTALDMAGRVATSTGKAAIIWLLGGGFSMGIGIWAMHFIGMLSMSMDMVMSYSPTFTAISAAIAVCASIFALWLVCQGELPMQRLIGGALIMGTGVAAMHYTGMAALMFSPGIVWNWGWVAVSIVIALVASGAALWLAFNLREGTSNRVTVLRLGASVVMGFAIAGMHYTGMMAAKFPLHGHPTHEGVNSNWLAILVTVVTIAILGITLLVSMLDARMQARTSILASSLAEANRELAQLALHDNLTRLPNRILLEDRLEQAINKANRERTHFALMFMDLDGFKAVNDAFGHHIGDNLLIGVTERMSQQMEGYYTLARLGGDEFVLLIEINDPNDAAAVADNLVKAVDRPFDISRYELVVSLSIGIAVYPGDGVDERELMFNADAAMYHTKNNGRNGYTFFQPSMNMLAQSQLQLNNDLWHALDNNELRLFYQPKYCAPRGPILGFEALLRWEHPARGLLTPDHFLPMAEKTGMIVSIGNWVINEACRQLRQWHLQGHPHWSVAVNLSSLQFEQSNLVETVTEALAKHEIPPELLTLEVTETTAMRDPDESVRILTELTKLGVKASIDDFGTGYSSLLYLKRLPASELKIDRAFVNELQHHSEDATIVSAIVALAQSLQLKVVAEGVETAEQQAFLTGLGCNTLQGYLLGKPIPPERISELDNFVGTQENELKTELHTVNSSLT; encoded by the coding sequence ATGTTAGTGACTTCATACGACTCTTTTATCGTCATTGTTTCAATTTTGGTGGCGATGCTCGCCTCGTTCACCGCATTAGACATGGCGGGGCGCGTGGCAACTTCAACCGGCAAAGCAGCGATTATTTGGCTGCTTGGCGGGGGTTTTTCCATGGGTATCGGTATTTGGGCGATGCACTTCATTGGTATGCTTTCGATGAGCATGGACATGGTGATGAGCTACAGCCCAACCTTTACCGCGATTTCAGCGGCGATTGCCGTCTGCGCATCAATTTTTGCGCTCTGGTTGGTTTGCCAGGGTGAGTTGCCGATGCAGCGTTTGATAGGCGGCGCGCTGATTATGGGCACTGGCGTGGCAGCGATGCATTACACCGGCATGGCAGCACTGATGTTTTCACCCGGCATTGTCTGGAACTGGGGCTGGGTGGCCGTTTCGATAGTGATTGCGCTGGTCGCTTCAGGCGCTGCGCTGTGGCTGGCGTTTAACCTGCGCGAAGGCACATCTAACCGCGTGACGGTATTACGATTGGGCGCCTCGGTGGTAATGGGATTTGCCATCGCGGGAATGCATTATACCGGGATGATGGCAGCCAAATTTCCCTTGCATGGACACCCGACGCATGAAGGGGTTAACAGCAACTGGCTGGCGATCCTGGTCACGGTGGTCACGATAGCCATCCTCGGTATCACGTTGCTGGTATCAATGCTGGATGCACGTATGCAGGCACGCACTTCAATCCTCGCCAGTTCACTGGCGGAGGCGAACCGCGAGCTGGCACAGTTAGCATTGCACGATAACCTGACGCGTTTACCCAACCGCATTCTGCTGGAAGATCGTCTGGAGCAGGCGATCAACAAGGCTAACCGCGAACGTACCCATTTCGCGCTGATGTTCATGGATCTGGATGGCTTCAAAGCGGTGAACGACGCTTTTGGCCACCATATCGGCGATAATTTGCTGATTGGTGTGACCGAGCGTATGAGCCAGCAGATGGAAGGCTATTACACCTTGGCGCGGCTCGGCGGCGATGAGTTTGTATTGCTGATTGAAATCAACGATCCCAACGATGCCGCGGCGGTTGCAGACAATCTGGTTAAAGCGGTGGATCGTCCGTTCGACATTTCGCGCTATGAGCTGGTGGTGTCGCTGAGTATCGGTATCGCCGTTTATCCGGGTGATGGCGTTGATGAGCGCGAGCTGATGTTCAACGCTGACGCCGCGATGTATCACACGAAAAATAATGGCCGCAACGGTTACACCTTCTTCCAGCCATCGATGAATATGCTGGCGCAGAGCCAACTCCAGCTGAACAACGATCTGTGGCACGCGCTGGATAACAACGAACTGCGCCTGTTTTACCAACCAAAATATTGCGCGCCGCGCGGCCCGATTCTTGGCTTCGAAGCGCTGCTGCGCTGGGAACATCCAGCGCGCGGATTACTGACGCCAGACCATTTTCTGCCGATGGCGGAAAAGACCGGCATGATCGTGAGCATCGGTAATTGGGTGATTAACGAAGCCTGCCGTCAACTGCGCCAATGGCATCTGCAAGGACATCCCCATTGGTCAGTGGCGGTAAATTTATCGTCGCTGCAATTCGAGCAGAGTAATTTGGTGGAAACGGTGACGGAGGCGCTGGCGAAGCATGAGATTCCGCCAGAGCTGTTGACGCTAGAAGTGACGGAAACCACGGCCATGCGCGATCCCGATGAAAGCGTGCGTATCCTCACTGAGTTGACCAAGTTGGGTGTGAAGGCTTCTATTGATGACTTTGGTACTGGCTATTCCAGCTTGCTGTACCTGAAACGTTTACCGGCAAGCGAACTCAAAATTGATCGCGCGTTTGTGAATGAGTTACAGCATCACTCTGAAGACGCCACCATCGTCTCGGCGATTGTGGCGCTGGCGCAGTCGTTGCAACTGAAAGTTGTCGCCGAAGGGGTGGAAACCGCCGAACAGCAGGCTTTTCTGACCGGCCTGGGCTGCAACACGTTGCAAGGTTATTTGCTGGGCAAACCTATTCCACCTGAACGGATCAGTGAACTGGATAATTTTGTTGGCACACAAGAGAATGAATTAAAGACAGAACTGCATACAGTTAACTCATCTCTTACCTGA
- a CDS encoding aminotransferase-like domain-containing protein, whose amino-acid sequence MAKYQRLMDDVQQQIEAGIWPPGTKLPSLRQQVAQQGLSLMTVLHAYELLESQGWIVSRPQSGYYVAPRALAVKPLSVAISEKVDINDFVFDVLQATRDPSIVPFGSAFPDPALFPQRQLMRSLANVSHQLTASDALHNLPPGNATLRQLLAQRYARQGIMLSPDEIVITSGALEALNLSLQSLTEPGDYVVIEQPSFYGALQAIERLKLKALAIPSDPTHGIDLVQLEETLQRWPVKACWLMTTLQNPLGVTLTPERKQQLVELLAQHQVPMIEDDVYSELWNGNTPPLPAKAWDRQGNVLHCGSFSKSLVAGFRVGWVAAGKHAQRIQRLQLMSTLSTSAPMQLALADFLATRRYDVHLKRLRQILAKRQQMARQSLLKVLPARSTVTEASGGYFLWVTLPETINTIALYQQALAAGISIAPGQLFATGDQFNHCFRLNTAWPWDTRAEAAMETLGRIMAEMAQS is encoded by the coding sequence GTGGCAAAATACCAACGATTAATGGATGACGTTCAGCAGCAGATCGAGGCGGGAATCTGGCCGCCAGGCACGAAATTACCCTCCTTGCGCCAGCAGGTCGCGCAGCAAGGATTGAGTTTAATGACGGTGCTGCATGCTTATGAATTGCTGGAGAGTCAGGGCTGGATTGTTTCACGGCCGCAATCGGGTTACTACGTAGCACCACGCGCGTTAGCCGTAAAACCGTTAAGCGTGGCGATCAGTGAAAAGGTCGATATCAACGACTTTGTGTTTGATGTATTGCAGGCCACGCGTGATCCCAGCATTGTGCCGTTTGGTTCCGCTTTTCCCGATCCGGCGCTGTTCCCCCAACGTCAGTTAATGCGCTCGCTGGCAAATGTTTCGCACCAACTCACCGCCTCCGATGCGCTGCACAATTTACCTCCCGGCAATGCCACCTTGCGTCAGCTGCTGGCGCAACGCTATGCGCGTCAGGGCATTATGTTGTCGCCGGATGAAATCGTCATTACCAGCGGCGCGCTGGAAGCGCTGAATCTCAGCCTGCAATCACTGACAGAACCCGGTGATTATGTCGTGATTGAGCAACCCAGTTTTTATGGGGCGCTACAGGCGATTGAGCGGCTGAAACTCAAAGCGTTGGCGATCCCCAGCGATCCCACCCACGGTATTGATTTAGTTCAGCTTGAAGAGACGCTTCAGCGCTGGCCGGTAAAAGCGTGCTGGTTAATGACCACGTTGCAAAATCCGCTTGGCGTGACCTTAACGCCGGAGCGCAAACAACAGCTGGTTGAGCTGCTGGCGCAGCATCAGGTTCCCATGATTGAAGATGATGTCTATTCAGAGCTTTGGAACGGCAACACGCCGCCGTTACCCGCTAAAGCGTGGGATCGTCAGGGAAATGTTTTGCACTGCGGCTCATTTTCAAAATCGCTGGTGGCGGGTTTTCGTGTGGGGTGGGTAGCGGCAGGAAAGCATGCGCAACGCATTCAGCGTTTACAGTTAATGAGCACTCTCTCTACCAGTGCACCGATGCAGCTGGCGCTGGCAGATTTCCTGGCCACGCGTCGTTATGACGTGCATTTAAAGCGCTTACGGCAGATTTTGGCGAAGCGACAGCAGATGGCGCGCCAAAGTTTATTGAAAGTGTTACCGGCCAGATCAACGGTGACTGAAGCGTCAGGCGGCTATTTTCTCTGGGTGACGCTACCAGAAACCATTAATACCATAGCGCTTTATCAGCAAGCTTTGGCTGCAGGTATCAGCATTGCGCCGGGCCAGCTCTTTGCGACGGGCGATCAATTTAATCACTGTTTCAGGCTGAATACCGCCTGGCCGTGGGATACGCGGGCCGAGGCGGCAATGGAAACGTTAGGCAGGATAATGGCAGAAATGGCGCAAAGCTAA
- a CDS encoding YlaC family protein, whose amino-acid sequence MENIKQILIDEIATLNREERRDNLPRFSLSFLRKHPGLWAVMYLCYGLCVALIFTTDMLGWPAFWFATAFVLVMSFLMLMDINPKYRFEDIDALDLRVCYNGEWYYVQPVREQAVSRILSLPETPERVKMGIQRLLNQKGEVDFYDIYYLTWGHQEAARV is encoded by the coding sequence ATGGAAAACATTAAACAAATCCTGATCGACGAGATTGCCACGCTTAACCGCGAAGAACGCCGCGACAATTTGCCGCGCTTTAGCTTGTCATTTTTGAGAAAGCATCCCGGCCTGTGGGCGGTGATGTATTTGTGCTACGGCTTGTGCGTGGCGTTAATCTTCACCACTGATATGCTCGGCTGGCCCGCGTTTTGGTTCGCAACCGCATTCGTGCTGGTGATGAGCTTTCTGATGTTAATGGACATCAATCCCAAGTACCGCTTTGAAGATATCGATGCGCTGGATCTGCGTGTTTGCTACAACGGCGAATGGTATTACGTACAACCCGTACGCGAGCAAGCGGTGTCGCGCATCTTGTCACTGCCGGAAACACCGGAGCGCGTAAAAATGGGTATTCAGCGTTTGCTGAACCAGAAAGGTGAAGTGGATTTTTACGATATTTACTATCTGACATGGGGCCATCAGGAAGCGGCGCGCGTTTAG
- a CDS encoding endonuclease domain-containing protein gives MRHGIERSRELRRNATDAERLLWRYLRHKQCLGQRFRRQHLIGPYIVDFACLEQHLVIELDGSQHADAHRYDTQRTHYLSYLGWHVLRFWNHDVLKQPEAVITAVINAFTRKSQNC, from the coding sequence ATGCGCCATGGAATTGAACGCAGCCGTGAATTACGACGAAACGCAACCGATGCCGAACGTTTACTCTGGCGTTATTTGCGCCATAAACAGTGTCTCGGCCAGCGTTTTAGGCGACAACATCTCATCGGCCCTTACATTGTGGACTTCGCCTGCCTTGAACAACATTTGGTGATCGAGCTCGACGGTTCGCAGCATGCCGACGCGCATCGTTACGACACACAACGCACACATTACCTCAGCTATCTCGGCTGGCACGTGCTGCGCTTCTGGAATCATGACGTACTAAAGCAACCAGAAGCAGTGATCACAGCGGTCATAAACGCATTCACCAGGAAGTCACAAAACTGTTAA
- a CDS encoding cupin domain-containing protein yields the protein MTAKISSLMLLMSFAAGTFSAGASDNPQHLMLSTPSGGVPNNPLPLIIWPRVVPDDQEDKAAWFEKTFAQHGWPPAWRYPIFPYTHYHPNTHELLGVAEGWAEVLFGGDSGRMVTLRAGDAVLIPAGVGHKQIHASDDFIAVGAYPEGMSPETLRDEPDKLQHSLVQIKQVPMPTRDPFTGKAGAMTEIWAPVANLTSHQ from the coding sequence ATGACTGCTAAAATTTCCAGTCTGATGTTACTGATGTCCTTCGCTGCGGGTACGTTCTCAGCTGGCGCGTCTGATAATCCTCAGCATCTGATGTTATCGACGCCATCGGGCGGTGTGCCGAACAATCCCTTGCCGCTGATTATCTGGCCGCGCGTGGTGCCGGATGACCAGGAAGACAAAGCTGCGTGGTTTGAAAAAACCTTTGCACAGCATGGTTGGCCACCAGCGTGGCGCTATCCTATTTTTCCCTATACCCATTATCACCCGAACACGCATGAGCTTCTTGGCGTAGCGGAAGGCTGGGCAGAAGTGTTGTTTGGCGGTGACAGCGGCCGCATGGTGACGCTGCGGGCTGGGGATGCGGTATTAATTCCGGCAGGTGTTGGGCATAAACAAATTCATGCCAGCGACGATTTTATCGCCGTCGGCGCCTATCCTGAAGGAATGTCACCCGAAACGCTGCGTGACGAGCCGGACAAACTCCAACATTCGCTGGTACAGATAAAACAGGTACCCATGCCAACCCGCGATCCTTTTACGGGTAAAGCGGGCGCAATGACAGAGATTTGGGCACCTGTAGCCAATCTGACATCGCACCAATAA
- a CDS encoding circularly permuted type 2 ATP-grasp protein has product MKDSYQIAPHFYDEMLMGDGQYRAHYQTYWKWLQNADKEAIARKRQEAELLFHRVGITFNVYGDDGGAERLIPFDSVPRIIPAQEWAMLDRGIRQRVQALNAFLHDIYHQQHILKAGIIPAEQVMVNDQYQPCMHGVDLHRDIYAHIVGVDMVRNSDGEYYVLEDNLRTPSGVSYMLENRKMMMRLYPELFAEQHIAPVERYPSHLLQTLRESSPVNDPVVVVLTPGRFNSAYFEHSFLAQQMGVELVESADLFVKDGAVMMRTTAGPCKVDVIYRRVDDAYLDPLAFRPDSMLGVPGLLSVYRAGNVVLANAIGTGVADDKSIYPYVPDMIRFYLDEDPILNNVPTWQCRKPKDLSYVLANLHEMVVKEVHGAGGYGMLIGPVASQQALSDFRARLQARPDNYIAQNTLALSTCPTFIENGLAPRHIDLRPFALCGAEIRLVPGGLTRVALTEGSLVVNSSQGGGTKDTWVLEDDASC; this is encoded by the coding sequence ATGAAAGATAGCTACCAGATAGCACCACATTTCTATGATGAGATGTTAATGGGCGATGGTCAGTACCGCGCGCATTATCAAACTTACTGGAAGTGGTTACAAAACGCGGACAAAGAGGCGATTGCACGCAAGCGCCAGGAAGCGGAACTTTTGTTTCATCGGGTGGGGATTACCTTTAACGTCTATGGCGACGATGGCGGAGCGGAACGTTTAATTCCTTTCGACAGCGTACCGCGCATTATTCCTGCTCAGGAATGGGCGATGCTGGATCGCGGTATTCGCCAGCGCGTTCAGGCGCTCAACGCTTTCCTTCATGACATCTATCATCAGCAGCACATCCTGAAAGCCGGCATCATCCCGGCGGAGCAGGTGATGGTGAACGATCAATATCAGCCCTGCATGCATGGCGTCGATCTGCATCGTGATATCTATGCACACATTGTTGGCGTAGACATGGTGCGTAACAGCGATGGCGAATATTACGTACTGGAAGATAACCTGCGCACGCCTTCCGGCGTTTCCTATATGCTGGAAAACCGCAAGATGATGATGCGGCTCTACCCGGAACTGTTTGCCGAGCAGCACATCGCGCCGGTAGAACGTTATCCTTCACATCTGCTGCAAACCCTGCGTGAAAGCTCGCCAGTCAACGATCCGGTGGTGGTGGTATTGACGCCGGGCCGCTTTAACAGCGCCTATTTTGAACACAGCTTCCTTGCCCAACAGATGGGTGTTGAACTGGTGGAAAGCGCTGACTTGTTCGTTAAAGATGGCGCAGTAATGATGCGAACCACCGCCGGACCCTGCAAAGTGGATGTGATTTATCGGCGGGTAGATGATGCATACCTCGATCCGCTGGCCTTCCGCCCCGACTCAATGCTTGGCGTACCGGGCTTGTTATCGGTCTATCGTGCTGGCAACGTGGTGCTGGCGAATGCCATTGGTACCGGCGTGGCCGACGATAAATCGATCTACCCTTACGTGCCAGACATGATCCGCTTCTATCTTGATGAAGATCCGATCCTGAATAACGTGCCGACATGGCAATGCCGCAAGCCGAAAGATCTCTCCTATGTGCTGGCGAATCTGCATGAAATGGTGGTGAAAGAGGTGCATGGCGCCGGCGGCTACGGCATGTTGATCGGCCCGGTTGCCAGCCAGCAAGCGCTCAGCGATTTTCGGGCGCGATTACAGGCGCGGCCCGATAACTACATCGCGCAGAACACGCTGGCGCTTTCGACGTGTCCCACATTTATCGAAAACGGTCTGGCTCCACGCCATATCGATCTCCGTCCTTTTGCCTTGTGCGGGGCTGAGATCCGCTTGGTGCCAGGCGGCTTAACGCGCGTTGCGTTGACGGAAGGCTCGTTGGTGGTGAACTCGTCTCAGGGCGGCGGCACTAAAGATACCTGGGTTCTGGAGGATGACGCATCATGCTAA